In Cynocephalus volans isolate mCynVol1 chromosome 3, mCynVol1.pri, whole genome shotgun sequence, one DNA window encodes the following:
- the LOC134373409 gene encoding high mobility group protein B2: MGKGDPNKPRGKMSSYAFFVQTCREEHKKKHPDSSVNFAEFSKKCSERWKTMSAKEKSKFEDMAKSDKARYDREMKNYVPPKGDKKGKKKDPNAPKRPPSAFFLFCSEHRPKIKSEHPGLSIGDTAKKLGEMWSEQSAKDKQPYEQKAAKLKEKYEKDIAAYRAKGKSEAGKKGPGRPTGSKKKNEPEDEEEEEDDDDEEEEDEDEE; encoded by the coding sequence ATGGGTAAAGGAGACCCCAACAAGCCGAGGGGCAAAATGTCCTCGTATGCCTTCTTCGTGCAGACCTGCCGGGAAGAGCACAAGAAGAAACACCCAGACTCTTCCGTCAATTTTGCCGAATTCTCCAAGAAATGTTCGGAGAGATGGAAGACCATGTCTGCAAAGGAAAAGTCGAAGTTTGAAGATATGGCAAAAAGTGACAAAGCTCGCTATGACAGGGAGATGAAAAATTATGTTCCTCCCAAAGGtgataagaaaggaaagaaaaaagatcccAATGCTCCTAAAAGGCCACCATCTGCCTTCTTCCTGTTTTGCTCTGAACATCGCCCAAAGATCAAAAGTGAACACCCAGGCCTATCCATTGGGGATACTGCAAAAAAATTGGGTGAAATGTGGTCTGAACAGTCAGCAAAAGATAAGCAACCATATGAACAGAAAGCAGCTAAACTAAAGGAGAAATATGAAAAGGATATTGCTGCATACCGTGCCAAGGGCAAAAGTGAAGCAGGAAAGAAGGGTCCTGGCAGGCCAACAGGCTCAAAGAAGAAGAATGAACCagaagatgaggaggaagaggaagatgatgatgatgaggaggaagaggatgaagaTGAAGAATAA